Within Microvirgula aerodenitrificans DSM 15089, the genomic segment CGATGGCCGCTTCCAGCTTCTTCGAGACCCCCATGAACGGGCACAGGCCGAGAATGCGGACCAGGACCACGTTGTTGACCAGCACGGCGGCCACGAGAATCAAAAGGTAATGACTGAAGTCCATCTCAAGCGCCCTTCCGTCACCGGGAGGACGGCGAAAAATGTGCGGATTATCCGACGCGCCCCGGCAGAGTTCAACCGGCGCCCCGCCGGTATTTGGCCTGGCGCAATATTCAGCGTAGTCCAGCGGGCCGGAAACGGCGGTCTCCCGCCGGGGCAGAAAAGCGGCCCGGGCGGGTTTTCTGTTTTCTGCCTCCCTGGTCCTGCAGACCCACAGGAGAAGTTCATGTCCTCATTCCCCAGGCCGGTGTCGGCCACGAGCTGCACTACCTTGATGTGACGGACGAGGAATGCAAGCGCCGGCTGCGGGCGCGCCACGCCGCCGGCGGACACCCGTTCACGCTGGATGA encodes:
- a CDS encoding AAA family ATPase, translating into MAWRNIQRSPAGRKRRSPAGAEKRPGRVFCFLPPWSCRPTGEVHVLIPQAGVGHELHYLDVTDEECKRRLRARHAAGGHPFTLDDAQFDAMTRHFVPPADEEGFRLVRHG